Proteins from one Mus pahari chromosome 10, PAHARI_EIJ_v1.1, whole genome shotgun sequence genomic window:
- the LOC110328319 gene encoding von Willebrand factor A domain-containing protein 5A — MEHHCGLITSNRETVPLKSISVTLSINDFVAAVAATLNYENEEKVPLEATFVFPMDEDSAVYSFEALVDGKKIVAELRDKMKAHSEYEEALSQGHQAYLLEEDDYSRDIFSCNVGNLQPGAKIAVTLRYVQELPLETDGALRYLLPAILNPRYQLSEQSANSCLNIQKPTVPLEDLPYTLNMTATITSQHGIERIQSNCSLSPIQYLTDDKTSAQVSLTEGHKFDRDVELLIYYSEVHSPRVAVEMGMLDMKPDSVMGAPLAMVSYYPDIPEVETSKVCGEFVFLMDCSGSMKCPMSPGKDSQLRIEAAKETLLLLLKSLPMGCYFNIYRFGSSYEKFFPESVKYTQDTMEDAVKIVKDLEANLGGTEILTPLCNIYKASSIPGHPLQLFVFTDGEVTDTFSVIREVKLNSKKHRCFSFGIGQGASTSLIKNIARVSGGTAVFITGKDRMQTKALGSLKFALQCSVDNISLSWDLPPGLLVKMLSPEKPTIFRGQRLIIYAQLTGLMPQVESTGAVCLKYILQGRSLENRVTFSLQPKANANFTIHRLAAKSLIQTKDFGSHEASKEEKEDVMNISLQSGVLSSFTAFIAINKELNKPVQGPLAHRVIPRPMMQRRPLMQFYSSHSDGQKGLQARHLCGLRNLLCPRQRSILVGAQCEVLDMTNEMPMTLKKMSNSSTKESNLKKEHKAFGENVVVQLISLQKANGSWNLDEDLTKILGTELKDIKATNPAKHEDPSAWATVLAVVWLHANGMDLKCEWELLERKAVAWLHDHADSSIPMLVQAANSLLKLSVNPAVFGV; from the exons ATGGAGCATCACTGTGGTCTGATCACTAGCAACAGAGAGACAG TACCACTGAAGAGCATCTCAGTAACATTGTCCATCAATGACTttgtggctgctgtggctgcaaCCTTAAATTATGAGAATGAGGAGAAAGTCCCATTAGAGGCAACCTTTGTATTTCCTATGGATGAAGACTCTGCTGTCTACAGCTTTGAAGCCTTGGTGGATGGGAAGAAAATTGTGGCAGAGTTGCGGGATAAGATGAAG GCTCATAGCGAGTATGAGGAAGCCCTCTCCCAGGGCCACCAAGCATACTTATTGGAAGAGGATGACTATTCCAGGGATATCTTTTCTTGCAATGTGGGGAACCTGCAGCCTGGAGCTAAGATTGCAGTTACTCTGAGGTATGTGCAGGAACTGCCCCTGGAAACAGATGGGGCCCTGCGCTATCTGCTCCCAGCAATCTTGAATCCAAGATATCAGCTCTCTG AACAGTCAGCAAACAGTTGCTTGAACATCCAGAAACCCACAGTCCCTTTGGAGGACCTGCCTTACACACTCAATATGACTGCCACCATCACTTCCCAGCATGGTATTGAAAGGATCCAGTCCAACTGCTCTTTGAGTCCTATTCAGTACCTTACAGATGACAAGACTTCTGCTCAG GTTTCCTTGACTGAAGGGCACAAGTTTGATCGGGATGTAGAACTACTGATTTACTACAGTGAAGTGCACAGTCCCAGGGTAGCTGTGGAAATGGGGATGCTGGACATGAAGCCGG ACAGTGTGATGGGAGCGCCTTTAGCAATGGTTAGTTACTACCCAGATATCCCAGAAGTGGAAACCTCAAAGGTCTGTGGAGAATTTGTGTTTCTCATGGACTGTTCAGGAAGTATGAAATGCCCCATGAGCCCAGGGAAGGATTCTCAGCTACGCATAGAGGCTGCCAAG GAAACTCTGTTGCTGTTGCTGAAGAGTTTGCCTATGGGttgttattttaatatctataGATTTGGATCTTCCTATGAAAAATTCTTTCC GGAGAGTGTGAAGTACACTCAGGATACGATGGAGGACGCAGTGAAAATAGTGAAGGATTTAGAAGCCAACTTAGGAGGTACTGAAATCTTGACACCCCTCTGCAATATTTACAAGGCATCCTCCATTCCCGGTCATCCCCTACAG CTCTTTGTCTTCACAGATGGAGAAGTGACTGACACATTTAGTGTCATTAGAGAAGTTAAGTTAAACAGCAAGAAACACAG ATGTTTCTCATTTGGAATTGGACAAGGAGCCTCGACCAGCTTAATCAAAAACATTGCCCGGGTATCAGGGGGCACTGCTGTGTTTATCACAGGCAAGGACAGGATGCAGACCAAG GCTCTTGGGTCTCTCAAATTTGCTCTACAGTGTTCAGTGGATAACATCTCTCTAAGTTGGGATTTGCCTCCTGGTCTGTTGGTTAAAATGCTTTCTCCAGAGAAACCTACCATCTTTAGGGGTCAGAGGTTAATCATCTATGCACAACTGACTGGGCTTATGCCT CAAGTGGAGAGCACAGGAGCAGTGTGCCTCAAGTACATCCTCCAGGGTAGGAGTCTGGAAAACAGGGTGACATTTTCCCTACAACCCAAGGCAAATGCCAA TTTCACCATTCATCGGTTGGCGGCAAAGTCCTTGATTCAGACTAAGGATTTCGGATCCCATGAggcctcaaaagaagaaaaagaggatgtGATGAACATCAGCCTTCAGTCTGGAGTCCTTAGCTCCTTCACAGCCTTCATTGCCATAAACAAGGAGCTGAACAAGCCAGTGCAGGGGCCTCTGGCCCACAGAGTGATTCCTAGGCCAATGATGCAGAGGAGACCTCTTATGCAGTTCTACTCTAGTCACTCTG ATGGCCAGAAAGGCTTACAGGCAAGACATTTATGTGGACTAAGAAATTTGTTGTGTCCAAGACAAC GGAGTATTCTTGTCGGTGCACAATGTGAGGTTCTTGATATGACAAATGAAATGCCCatgacactgaagaaaatgtcaaattctTCTACCAAGGAAAGCAACTTGAAAAAGGAACACAAAG catTTGGAGAGAATGTTGTGGTGCAGCTGATTTCTCTCCAAAAGGCAAATGGCTCCTGGAATCTAGATGAAGATCTGACCAAGATCCTGGGCACTGAGTTGAAAGACATCAAGGCTACAAACCCTGCCAAG